In Gossypium hirsutum isolate 1008001.06 chromosome A10, Gossypium_hirsutum_v2.1, whole genome shotgun sequence, the DNA window TCCCTCAATCTTTTTTAAAAGAGCTTCCCATCTCCATTTTGGATAAACATCGTCTGGGTCGAAATTTGCTAAAAGGTGGGGGGTTTTGCAGAAGGTACCCAATTTCTTCAAGCTGTGGAAATTTCTTTTTGAACTCtccttttttttatctatttcttAACATCTATGATGGAGTTTCCCCTGAATTTTTTGCAGTAATTATTAGCATTCTCGGGGCAGCATATATTTACTGTGCAAGAAAGGTACTCAAAATCATATTTcagttttcaataaaaaaaaaaacctgtatTTGCAATGAACATGACATAGAATTTGACTAACTCTGGATTGTTTGCCATCAAGGTAACCCCCCACTTTGGGCGGACTCTAATTTATTGCTTCAGATTCAACCAACAATGGCTCTTAATCTTGCCCCAAAGATTTCTGTCCCTAATATCAACTCCATGGAGAGACCTCAAACTAAATGTAAGCCACAGATTTCTTTTACTTTTCTACCTtccttttttaaataattcatgaTTTCTATTTATGCTCGGTTGAGGCAAACAATAGGGTTTGAATTTTACTACAAACTATGATTTGCCTTATAATATATGCTTTTAACAGTTAGCTACATTCCTTGTATTAGTATTTACATCAAATGCTTCCAGATTGACCGTTTTGTTGCTCATCAATCTCAATTATTTGTTGAACCACAGTTGGTAAACTGCAATTTAGGTGTTATGTAGTTGAACCATCTTTCTCGAGCCGTCGCCGAATAATAGCACGTACTACCACTGCTACATTGTTGGCTGTTCTGACCTTCAACTGCATTTCGACTCCATTACCAGTACGGGCCGAATCGGACGAGGACCAAGGTGTTGCAGGGGCTATTAAATCGTTGTTTGATCCTAATGAGAAAACAAAGTCAGGTAAAGTGTTGCCGAAGGCTTATGTAAAGTCGGCAAGAGAAGTCGTGAAAACGCTGCGCGAATCGCTGAAGGAGGATCCCAAGGATGTCGCTAAATTTAGACGAACGGCAGATTCGGCAAAGGAGTCGATCCGAGATTATTTGAGTAATTGGAGGGGGCAAGAGAAGGTGGCTGGTGAGGTATGCATGTATCTTCTACTGTCCTTGACTGATGAATGGTTTAAAAGCATTAGATTTCACTGATACTCTTTATAAACATCTGCATCATAGGAATCATATATGGAACTGGAAAAGGCGATTAGAGCACTGGCCAGTTTCTACTCAAAGGCAGGTCCCTCTGCTCCATTGCCAGAAGAGATTAAGAATGAGATATTGAATGATTTGAGCACAGCTGAAGAATTTTTGTAGTGCACATGATACATATATACAGCTCCTTAGTTGAAAGCagtgttgttgttattattattttggttgtTTAAGTTTGATGCAttgataaaaatatgaaaagttcgATAAGACTCGCGAGAGACGAACTCGAATAGCTTACAAACATCAATATCTTATTTACACCCTTAGTTATACCGGAAATAATTACTTACTGTTTAGGTCTAGGTTGTAGTACACAAAAGTAGTTGTAACAAttcgttttatttttaaaaagaaaactgCTCCTTGATGGTAAAAATATTCATGAGTCAGAATAGTTTAAATTCAAGTTAGGTATGTGTATTGTATTAATACAATTTCTATATTACCAATTTCGGTCTAACTAAAAATACTAGTTTCAAATTATTCATACCTTGGACAAGTTGAATTAATCTTATTTTAGGTTTtgattatatcttttttttttgatacaatacttAGAACTACTCATAATTCTTTCACCACCcctaaatagaaggataatgcacttcaatgTACTTGAACTCACATTCTCctacattaacaataatatttatataaatcgagttaagactcaatcgacatgtatatttatatttatatttgtattaattcactaactcaataacaattaaatccattattcaaaacttaaaaaaaaaattattcaactaAATAactcaacccaaaatataaaattttaaaaattatatttaatacaataaaatatttattatatttatttgtgttctttaatataataaaacatccATTATACTTATGGTagagttttttaatataaataatttttaatgtgttaataaatttttattttagcgATTTTTgtgcattttatatattatattttaaaaaaaattatttttaaataaaactaatctaaaaaaaattaagtatggGTTAGCCGGGTATGACGCGGGTTTACTTTTCTTAAATTAGattgggcttggacaaaaaaataaacttatttttcgGTTTAAATTAGATTTgaacttgaaaaattaatttaaatacctTACATGAATCCAACTCAAATCAACTCGACTCATTATCACCTCTAATCATAAGGATCTTATCTCACCCTATCTTTCTGTTCATTTGTCAAAATGTTGTCTCTTGCATGCTCATGAAAGCCGAGGAGGAATggagttaaaattatttttaatggccTAGCTATATGTCACTTGCTTCTCCTTGATGATTGCTTTCTCTTCTTCAAACTTACTGTGTGGTCATGCAGAACCATCAAGAACATTTTGAATCATTTCTATGAAGTGTTCAAAATTCCTTAGCCCGTCGTGTAGACCTAATTATTGAAGATGGTTCAATGGAATTCTTAACATCAAGGCAAAGGTGCACTAGAAAAGTATCTGGGTGTTGATTTAGGAAGCCTATCCAAAAACAGGGTATTCTTCCGACTGACAATAATCCAAAACAATTGAAGGATGCTGCTATCACTACTACCGAAGACATGCCCCCATAATTTTGCTCATTTCTGTCTAACAAAGCTTAGACATACTCcatgcttattattattttattaagctAAACCAAATCATACATCCCTTTATCTCATCTTTGTTTCTCctttttacacattcattcatcATAGTCCAATTTGAAATAGTTTTACCCTTGAATAAGGTTTTCAACGTTGGAGCTGGGTcttagttttcattaaaaataccttttagttttaaattatatttaaaagggTTAAAGTAGTTGGAAGAACCTGTATTAtagaaattgtattaaatttgtatctttattattaaatagattaatttagtttgtatattattaaaaagaatctaATTAAGTCTAaattatatcaaagataatatttattgtataagaaatatcttgaatttttttcatttacaattcaattctAAACAAAAAAGTTC includes these proteins:
- the LOC121208457 gene encoding photosystem II D1 precursor processing protein PSB27-H2, chloroplastic, with product MALNLAPKISVPNINSMERPQTKFGKLQFRCYVVEPSFSSRRRIIARTTTATLLAVLTFNCISTPLPVRAESDEDQGVAGAIKSLFDPNEKTKSGKVLPKAYVKSAREVVKTLRESLKEDPKDVAKFRRTADSAKESIRDYLSNWRGQEKVAGEESYMELEKAIRALASFYSKAGPSAPLPEEIKNEILNDLSTAEEFL